From one Halosimplex rubrum genomic stretch:
- a CDS encoding DUF58 domain-containing protein, with protein MTDGGDGTSNDSGDGLSGGERTGRWLTAVAVALVVGSAGVYFGRPALLLAAVVGLAYTAYPLVTAGPTATLALTRAVDDASPAYGDAVTVTATLTNTGSRTLPDVRFVDGVPPRLAVRGGTPRRAVALGPGESATVRYVVEAELGTHRFEPATVTCYDRSGGVRVETELGVGTGSGRADEANETGEADGDGETDDTEAVSTLECSVPVEGVPPPRRTARATGRTVVDASGSGVEFDRTREYRPGDPADRIDWRRYARTGDLTTVEYRPDRRRSVVVCLDARPRSVRRAGDGDADAVTAGGAAAAALATTLLDRGARVGVARLGPRFELVGPGGGRHHRERITTLLTDSTDGPSAASDGGNAAADPAAATDGAGGPAVPSGSADEFRGQVDEVLERTGGAVEFVLVTPLLDEFGVDVARRAAERGRGVATLSPDVTGDGSLGAEVVGVERRNRIEALRSTGVPVGDWRPGDPVRWSRAGGGDR; from the coding sequence GTGACCGACGGCGGCGACGGGACCTCGAACGACTCCGGCGACGGGCTCTCCGGGGGCGAACGGACTGGACGGTGGCTGACCGCCGTGGCGGTCGCGCTCGTGGTCGGGTCGGCCGGAGTCTACTTCGGACGCCCGGCGCTGCTCCTCGCGGCCGTCGTCGGTCTCGCCTACACGGCCTATCCGCTCGTGACGGCCGGGCCGACGGCCACCCTCGCGCTCACGCGGGCCGTCGACGACGCCTCGCCCGCGTACGGCGACGCGGTGACCGTCACAGCGACGCTGACGAACACGGGGTCGCGGACCCTGCCGGACGTTCGGTTCGTCGACGGCGTCCCGCCGAGGCTGGCGGTCAGGGGCGGGACGCCCCGCCGCGCCGTCGCGCTCGGGCCTGGCGAGTCCGCGACCGTCCGCTACGTCGTCGAGGCCGAACTCGGAACCCATCGGTTCGAACCGGCGACGGTGACCTGCTACGACCGTAGCGGCGGCGTCCGCGTCGAGACCGAGCTCGGGGTCGGAACCGGGTCCGGTCGCGCCGACGAGGCGAACGAGACCGGCGAAGCCGACGGAGACGGTGAGACGGACGATACCGAAGCCGTGTCGACCCTGGAGTGTTCGGTCCCGGTCGAAGGGGTCCCGCCGCCCCGGCGGACGGCGCGGGCGACGGGACGGACGGTCGTCGACGCGAGCGGGTCGGGCGTCGAGTTCGACCGCACTCGGGAGTATCGACCGGGCGACCCCGCCGACCGGATCGACTGGCGGCGCTACGCCCGCACCGGCGACCTGACGACCGTCGAGTACCGACCGGACCGCCGGCGGTCGGTCGTCGTCTGTCTCGATGCGCGGCCGCGGTCGGTCCGCCGAGCCGGTGACGGCGACGCGGACGCCGTGACCGCCGGCGGGGCCGCGGCGGCCGCCCTCGCGACGACGCTGCTCGACCGCGGGGCCCGGGTCGGCGTCGCCCGCCTCGGCCCCCGGTTCGAACTGGTCGGCCCCGGCGGCGGTCGCCACCACCGCGAACGAATCACGACGCTGCTGACCGACTCGACCGACGGCCCGAGCGCCGCGTCCGACGGTGGGAACGCGGCTGCGGACCCCGCTGCAGCGACCGACGGCGCCGGCGGACCGGCGGTCCCGTCGGGTTCGGCCGACGAGTTCCGGGGGCAGGTCGACGAGGTGCTGGAACGGACCGGCGGCGCCGTAGAGTTCGTGCTGGTGACGCCGCTGCTCGACGAGTTCGGCGTCGACGTCGCGCGCCGCGCCGCCGAACGGGGACGGGGCGTCGCGACGCTCAGCCCGGACGTGACGGGCGACGGATCGCTGGGGGCCGAGGTCGTCGGCGTCGAGCGCCGCAACCGGATCGAGGCGTTGCGGTCCACGGGCGTCCCGGTCGGCGACTGGCGACCCGGCGACCCCGTGCGGTGGTCTCGGGCCGGCGGAGGTGACCGCTGA
- a CDS encoding DUF7269 family protein, producing the protein MTGWRTRIRRATTAVGAVALAFALALDWAVTAGVVPSEWVRPPWGDSAVVAGFATVAVCALALVVNHQWLLGRSSTVSAETPESATTVPRTGADFDEALGGVFPSGHRTEAARQRLRDRLRETAVRTVARRRSVSRERAERLVENGDWTDDDAAAAFLGDSIEPRRVRLRRRISTRLASRYQARRAARAVVAADGRDEP; encoded by the coding sequence ATGACGGGGTGGAGAACCCGGATCCGGCGAGCGACGACCGCCGTCGGCGCCGTGGCGCTCGCGTTCGCACTCGCCCTCGACTGGGCGGTGACCGCGGGCGTCGTTCCGTCCGAGTGGGTGCGCCCCCCGTGGGGTGATTCGGCCGTGGTCGCGGGGTTCGCGACGGTGGCCGTTTGCGCGCTCGCGCTCGTCGTGAACCACCAATGGCTGCTCGGCCGCTCGTCGACCGTGTCGGCGGAGACGCCGGAGTCCGCGACAACCGTCCCCCGGACCGGCGCCGACTTCGACGAGGCGCTCGGGGGCGTGTTCCCGTCGGGTCACCGCACGGAAGCGGCGCGCCAGCGGCTGCGCGACCGGCTCCGGGAGACCGCGGTTCGGACGGTCGCGCGTCGGCGGTCGGTCTCTCGGGAGCGAGCCGAGCGCCTCGTCGAGAACGGCGACTGGACCGACGACGACGCGGCCGCCGCGTTCCTCGGCGACTCGATCGAACCGCGTCGCGTCCGCCTACGGCGGCGGATCTCGACGCGGCTCGCGTCCCGGTACCAGGCGCGCCGGGCCGCTCGCGCCGTCGTCGCGGCCGATGGGAGGGACGAGCCGTGA
- a CDS encoding DUF4129 domain-containing protein — MQHRGPTGRKRALAATAAALCAVALASAATALDGSLSTPVAPDPGGSTAGGTSLFALLFALVEALLSVFGIPFEMTGGGIGGGSTFRALLAAVGAVYRHRLALVGAVTVLTLATLVSRRGGGLGSLARRRRTGGPSAGDDGGRTPAAWPRGDPDETVARAWVDLVERADIADPAARTPAEVSRTAVESGLDPEAVETLTEAFRASRYGGEPPAEPRRTAVRRARRALADDEGDEAG, encoded by the coding sequence ATGCAGCACCGAGGACCGACCGGCCGGAAGCGCGCGCTCGCAGCGACAGCCGCCGCGCTCTGTGCGGTCGCGCTCGCGAGCGCGGCGACGGCGCTCGACGGGTCGCTCTCGACGCCGGTCGCGCCCGACCCGGGAGGCTCGACCGCCGGCGGGACGTCCCTGTTCGCGCTGCTGTTCGCACTCGTCGAGGCGTTGCTCTCGGTGTTCGGGATCCCCTTCGAGATGACCGGCGGCGGGATCGGTGGCGGGTCCACGTTCCGGGCGCTGCTCGCCGCGGTGGGCGCGGTCTACCGGCACCGACTCGCGCTGGTCGGCGCGGTCACGGTCCTGACCCTGGCGACCCTCGTCTCTCGGCGGGGCGGCGGTCTCGGTAGCCTGGCCCGTCGTCGGCGAACGGGCGGTCCGTCGGCCGGCGACGACGGAGGTCGCACCCCGGCGGCGTGGCCGCGGGGTGACCCCGACGAGACGGTCGCACGGGCCTGGGTCGATCTCGTCGAGCGCGCAGACATCGCCGACCCGGCCGCTCGCACGCCCGCGGAGGTCAGCCGAACCGCGGTCGAATCGGGGCTGGACCCCGAGGCGGTCGAGACCCTCACGGAGGCGTTCCGAGCGAGCAGGTACGGTGGGGAGCCGCCCGCCGAACCCCGGCGGACCGCCGTCCGTCGGGCCCGGCGGGCGCTGGCCGACGACGAGGGGGACGAGGCCGGATGA
- a CDS encoding FKBP-type peptidyl-prolyl cis-trans isomerase, which translates to MSNESESEETAQDAAEETEEQAEAEGLQHGDFIELDYTARTVEGGDLVDTTDPEVAEEEGVGEDQEFGPRTIVLGEGHVFDAVEEDIVGSEVGDTGTVTVPAVDAFGEFDDEEVRTISADRIPEDDRYPGAHVDIDGEHGHINTIIGGRARVDFNHPLAGEDIEYDWEVLSEVEDREQRASALLDVFLDMDLDVWFETDTVEEEQLVEDDDDEEDEESEPEYETVEVEKETLYIEATPQLTMNQQWMMGKQQIAQQLTNLLDIDRIIVQEELGGGMGMMGGMGGMMGGMGGAEGAELEEALEDEDIDAEEIVDELEGAEE; encoded by the coding sequence ATGAGCAACGAGTCCGAGTCCGAGGAGACAGCGCAGGACGCAGCCGAGGAGACCGAGGAACAGGCCGAAGCCGAGGGACTCCAGCACGGCGACTTCATCGAACTGGACTACACCGCCCGCACGGTCGAGGGCGGCGACCTGGTCGACACGACCGACCCCGAGGTCGCCGAGGAGGAGGGCGTCGGCGAGGACCAGGAGTTCGGTCCCCGCACGATCGTCCTCGGCGAGGGCCACGTCTTCGACGCCGTCGAGGAGGACATCGTCGGTAGCGAGGTCGGCGACACCGGTACCGTGACCGTCCCGGCCGTCGACGCGTTCGGCGAGTTCGACGACGAGGAGGTCCGCACCATCAGCGCCGACCGCATCCCCGAGGACGACCGCTACCCCGGTGCGCACGTCGACATCGACGGCGAGCACGGCCACATCAACACGATCATCGGCGGCCGCGCCCGCGTCGACTTCAACCACCCGCTCGCCGGCGAGGACATCGAGTACGACTGGGAGGTCCTCTCGGAGGTCGAGGACCGCGAACAGCGCGCGAGCGCGCTGCTCGACGTGTTCCTCGACATGGACCTCGACGTGTGGTTCGAGACGGACACCGTCGAGGAGGAGCAACTCGTCGAGGACGATGACGACGAGGAGGACGAGGAGAGCGAGCCCGAGTACGAGACCGTCGAGGTCGAGAAGGAGACGCTGTACATCGAGGCGACGCCGCAGCTGACGATGAACCAGCAGTGGATGATGGGCAAACAGCAGATCGCCCAGCAGCTCACGAACCTGCTCGACATCGACCGCATCATCGTCCAGGAGGAGCTCGGCGGCGGCATGGGCATGATGGGCGGCATGGGCGGCATGATGGGCGGTATGGGCGGCGCGGAGGGCGCCGAACTCGAAGAGGCGCTCGAAGACGAGGACATCGACGCCGAGGAGATCGTCGACGAACTCGAAGGCGCCGAGGAGTAA
- a CDS encoding flavodoxin domain-containing protein, translated as MGSFLVCYGSSEGQTAKIADRIAARLRNRSHDATAVDAGALETDYSLADFDAVVVGSSIHVGKHQASIRSFVDANADALAALPTAFFQVSLSSVGDDPERRAEAARYVEEFLEDTGFHPDRIARFGGALRYSKYGFLKRLLMKRIAREATGDTDTSRDYEYTDWAEVESFTDDFAAFVEGRLATGPSEVA; from the coding sequence ATGGGCTCGTTTCTGGTCTGCTACGGATCGAGCGAGGGACAGACCGCGAAGATCGCCGACCGGATCGCCGCGCGCCTGCGCAACCGGAGCCACGACGCGACGGCCGTCGACGCGGGCGCGCTGGAGACCGACTACTCGCTGGCCGACTTCGACGCGGTCGTGGTCGGATCCTCGATCCACGTCGGGAAACACCAGGCGTCGATCCGCTCGTTCGTCGACGCGAACGCCGACGCGCTCGCGGCGCTGCCGACCGCGTTCTTCCAGGTCTCGCTGTCCTCGGTCGGCGACGACCCCGAACGCCGCGCCGAGGCCGCCCGATACGTCGAGGAGTTCCTCGAAGACACCGGCTTTCACCCCGACCGGATCGCCCGGTTCGGCGGCGCGCTCCGCTACTCGAAGTACGGCTTCCTCAAGCGGCTGCTGATGAAACGGATCGCCCGCGAGGCGACCGGCGACACCGATACCTCGCGTGACTACGAGTACACCGACTGGGCCGAGGTCGAGTCGTTCACCGACGACTTCGCCGCCTTCGTCGAGGGACGGCTCGCCACCGGACCGTCCGAGGTCGCGTGA
- a CDS encoding SMP-30/gluconolactonase/LRE family protein — protein MATDGADDAPDPRRVADTRCHTGEGPLYHPDEAVVYFLDIPSADLYRYDPAEESHERVLDSEGAIGGFTIQESGELLLFCDEGRIQPWSPESGLGDPLVESIDGESESRFNDVIADPEGRVFCGTMPTPDGEPGTLYRLDTDGSLSVAVEDAQLSNGLGFTPDRQELYFTETEAGRISRYRYDRATGELSDREPFLDASDLDGHPDGMTVDAEGCVWAAFWDGGRIARYDPDGTELARVEFPAKKVSAVTFGDPDYGTAYVTTALGPGEGPAGTREEEGDGAGALFEVDLGVEGVPEFRSRVEY, from the coding sequence ATGGCGACCGACGGCGCCGACGACGCGCCGGACCCCCGACGGGTCGCCGACACGCGCTGTCACACCGGCGAGGGGCCGCTCTACCATCCCGACGAGGCGGTCGTCTACTTCCTCGACATCCCCTCGGCCGACCTCTACCGCTACGACCCCGCCGAGGAGTCCCACGAGCGCGTCCTCGATTCCGAGGGGGCCATCGGCGGGTTCACGATCCAGGAGTCAGGCGAGTTGCTCCTGTTCTGCGACGAGGGCCGGATCCAGCCGTGGTCCCCCGAATCGGGGCTCGGCGACCCCCTCGTCGAATCCATCGACGGGGAGAGCGAATCGCGGTTCAACGACGTGATCGCCGATCCGGAGGGCCGCGTGTTCTGCGGGACGATGCCGACCCCGGACGGCGAGCCCGGGACGCTCTACCGGCTCGACACCGACGGCTCGCTGTCGGTCGCCGTCGAAGACGCCCAGCTCTCGAACGGGCTCGGGTTCACCCCGGACCGCCAGGAGCTCTACTTCACGGAGACCGAGGCCGGTCGGATCTCGCGGTACCGCTACGACCGGGCGACGGGCGAGCTCTCCGACCGGGAGCCGTTCCTCGACGCGAGCGACCTGGACGGCCATCCCGACGGGATGACCGTCGACGCGGAGGGCTGCGTCTGGGCGGCCTTCTGGGACGGCGGCCGGATCGCCCGCTACGACCCCGACGGAACGGAACTGGCGCGGGTCGAGTTCCCGGCGAAGAAGGTGTCGGCGGTCACCTTCGGCGACCCCGACTACGGGACCGCCTACGTGACGACCGCGCTCGGCCCCGGCGAGGGCCCGGCCGGCACCCGCGAGGAGGAGGGCGACGGCGCGGGCGCGCTGTTCGAAGTCGACCTCGGCGTCGAAGGCGTCCCCGAGTTCCGGTCACGCGTCGAGTACTGA
- a CDS encoding mannonate dehydratase, whose protein sequence is MVQLSLVLPRQPDERWQLAKQMGVEQAVVHPLEVGDDKTHWSYDDLLGTKNWLEDAGLAFGVLEGSVPISDRIRLGLEGRDEDITEFKQFLRDCGDLDIPVVCYDWMAGVRWARTEAHLQSRGGSYTTGYDNAKMRTGPGADAADVTREQVWEAIEYFLEAVVPVAEEAGVKLGLHPDDPPRESVGEIPRIANSVENYDRVLDIVDSEYNGVTFCQGNFAAMGVDIPETIRHFGERINFAHFRDVAGDADRFVETWHDDGPTDMQAAMDAFVDVGFDGPMRPDHVPTMAGEDNSNPGYHTKGRLFAIGYMRGLLESAEGGA, encoded by the coding sequence ATGGTCCAGCTATCGCTCGTTTTACCCCGCCAGCCCGACGAACGCTGGCAGCTCGCGAAGCAGATGGGCGTCGAACAGGCGGTCGTCCACCCGCTGGAGGTGGGCGACGACAAGACACACTGGTCGTACGACGACCTGCTGGGGACGAAGAACTGGCTCGAAGACGCCGGCCTGGCGTTCGGCGTGCTGGAGGGCAGCGTCCCCATCAGCGACCGCATCCGACTCGGCCTGGAGGGGCGCGACGAGGACATCACGGAGTTCAAACAGTTCCTCCGGGACTGCGGTGACCTGGATATCCCCGTCGTCTGCTACGACTGGATGGCCGGCGTCCGCTGGGCGCGCACCGAGGCCCACCTCCAGTCCCGGGGCGGGTCGTACACCACCGGCTACGACAACGCGAAGATGCGGACCGGCCCCGGGGCCGACGCGGCGGACGTGACTCGCGAGCAGGTGTGGGAGGCCATCGAGTACTTCCTGGAGGCGGTCGTCCCGGTCGCCGAGGAGGCCGGTGTCAAGCTCGGGCTCCACCCCGACGACCCGCCGCGCGAGTCCGTGGGTGAGATCCCGCGGATCGCCAACAGCGTCGAGAACTACGACCGCGTGCTGGACATCGTCGACAGCGAGTACAACGGCGTCACGTTCTGCCAGGGCAACTTCGCCGCGATGGGCGTCGACATCCCCGAGACGATCCGACACTTCGGCGAGAGGATCAACTTCGCGCACTTCCGCGACGTGGCGGGCGACGCCGACCGCTTCGTCGAGACCTGGCACGACGACGGCCCGACGGACATGCAGGCCGCGATGGACGCGTTCGTCGATGTCGGCTTCGACGGCCCGATGCGTCCCGACCACGTCCCGACGATGGCCGGCGAGGACAACTCGAACCCGGGCTATCACACCAAGGGACGGCTCTTCGCGATCGGCTACATGCGCGGTCTGCTCGAATCCGCAGAGGGGGGTGCCTGA
- a CDS encoding CAP domain-containing protein, with protein sequence MVDRKVVVGGAVAVVAVLVIGGIAGAMVLGGGGGDTPTPDDGEDDADDGSDGGSAATPTPAATTAGDGTAANGTGNGTAANGTNGTATAFPTVTPTSAPTPTATGTPTVTPTPTAIPTRTPILPRKFEEREIELELRRMINDWRDRKGLQPFTNANGSLVKQINRMATNHSVAMSENGELVHESNGLSTGERYRAFGLADRCKFKKQDAQYIVDPENDAYQFEVLHKTYAGRNYEEGGETVYHENETAVARDIFQEWKSNPVYRDVLDYPEINRLGIGIELTEDNEVWATGNICEGGKKNE encoded by the coding sequence ATGGTCGATCGGAAGGTGGTCGTCGGTGGCGCCGTCGCCGTGGTCGCCGTGCTCGTGATCGGGGGGATCGCGGGTGCGATGGTCCTCGGCGGTGGCGGCGGCGACACGCCGACCCCCGACGACGGCGAGGACGACGCAGACGACGGAAGTGACGGCGGGTCCGCGGCGACGCCGACACCGGCCGCGACGACCGCCGGTGACGGGACCGCGGCGAACGGAACCGGGAACGGGACCGCTGCGAACGGAACCAACGGGACGGCGACGGCGTTCCCGACGGTGACGCCCACGTCGGCGCCCACGCCGACCGCCACGGGGACCCCGACGGTCACGCCGACGCCCACGGCGATCCCGACGCGGACGCCGATCCTGCCCCGCAAGTTCGAGGAACGGGAGATCGAACTCGAGCTCCGCCGGATGATAAACGACTGGCGCGACCGGAAGGGGCTCCAGCCGTTCACCAACGCCAACGGGAGCCTCGTCAAGCAGATAAACCGCATGGCGACGAACCACAGCGTCGCGATGTCGGAGAACGGGGAGCTTGTCCACGAGTCGAACGGCCTCTCGACGGGCGAGCGGTACCGCGCGTTCGGCCTCGCCGACCGCTGCAAGTTCAAGAAGCAGGACGCCCAGTACATCGTCGACCCCGAGAACGACGCCTACCAGTTCGAGGTGCTCCACAAGACCTACGCCGGCCGCAACTACGAGGAGGGTGGCGAGACGGTCTACCACGAAAACGAGACCGCGGTCGCGCGCGACATCTTCCAGGAGTGGAAGTCGAACCCGGTCTACCGTGACGTGCTCGACTACCCCGAGATTAACCGCCTCGGGATCGGGATCGAGCTCACCGAAGACAACGAGGTGTGGGCCACCGGGAACATCTGCGAGGGCGGCAAGAAAAACGAGTAG
- a CDS encoding helix-turn-helix domain-containing protein → MPRANLEITVPDSVWIGELSRDYPDAQFEILTVFPKDEGGVALAEITADAVEEVVLAMDDYEAVTNTEFLQRTAETALVQFETSNPVLLLPVRNAGTPLELPFSVVDGSVEWEVTAPRDRLSALGDQLRQFGIEFEVMAVRQEMETEQLLTPKQLRLVQTAVEEGYYDTPRECTLTELADESDIAKSTCSETLHRAEEKIVKEFVDETDPVDERTPAMRA, encoded by the coding sequence ATGCCGCGGGCCAATCTGGAGATCACCGTGCCGGACTCGGTGTGGATCGGCGAGTTGTCGCGCGACTACCCGGACGCACAGTTCGAGATCCTCACGGTCTTCCCGAAGGACGAGGGCGGCGTCGCGCTGGCGGAGATAACCGCCGACGCCGTCGAGGAGGTCGTGTTGGCGATGGACGACTACGAGGCGGTGACGAACACGGAGTTCCTCCAGCGGACGGCGGAGACGGCGCTGGTGCAGTTCGAGACCTCGAACCCGGTCCTCCTGCTACCGGTGCGCAACGCCGGGACGCCGCTGGAACTCCCCTTCTCCGTCGTCGACGGGAGCGTCGAGTGGGAGGTCACGGCGCCCCGGGACCGGCTCTCGGCGCTCGGCGACCAGCTCCGGCAGTTCGGCATCGAGTTCGAGGTCATGGCCGTCCGCCAGGAGATGGAGACCGAGCAGCTGCTCACGCCCAAACAGCTCCGGCTCGTCCAGACCGCGGTCGAGGAGGGGTACTACGACACGCCCCGCGAGTGTACGCTCACCGAGCTGGCCGACGAGTCCGACATCGCCAAGTCGACCTGCAGCGAGACGCTCCACCGCGCCGAGGAGAAGATCGTCAAGGAGTTCGTCGACGAGACGGACCCGGTCGACGAGCGCACGCCCGCGATGCGCGCTTGA
- a CDS encoding sugar phosphate isomerase/epimerase family protein, giving the protein MRLGGPVFADYETPEEWIDALDDLGYGAAYCPVDPGADPETVRAYREAAADADVVIAEVGAWGVNPVGPDPDERADAVGSCARHLELADAIGANCAVNVAGSRGDSWAGPHPENFDADTFDLVVESVQAIVDAADPDAASYTLEAMPTMVPDSVESYRRLLDAVDRDAFAVHFDPVNLVASPRRYADTAGLVEAFVDEFDDAIQCVHLKDVTMGDDPLVHLSEVPPGEGDLDYPSLLRALGDLDDDLPIMLEHLDGPGEYERAADHVRSVADEVGATV; this is encoded by the coding sequence ATGCGACTCGGAGGACCGGTCTTCGCCGACTACGAGACCCCGGAGGAGTGGATCGACGCGCTGGACGACCTCGGGTACGGGGCGGCCTACTGCCCCGTCGACCCGGGCGCCGACCCGGAAACCGTCCGCGCCTACCGCGAGGCGGCCGCCGACGCGGACGTGGTGATCGCCGAAGTCGGCGCCTGGGGGGTGAACCCGGTCGGTCCGGATCCCGACGAGCGCGCCGACGCCGTCGGTTCCTGCGCCCGTCACCTCGAACTCGCGGACGCGATAGGCGCGAACTGCGCCGTCAACGTCGCCGGCTCCCGCGGGGACTCGTGGGCCGGTCCCCACCCCGAGAACTTCGACGCCGACACCTTCGATCTGGTCGTCGAGTCTGTGCAGGCGATCGTCGACGCGGCCGACCCCGACGCGGCCAGCTACACCCTCGAAGCGATGCCGACGATGGTGCCCGACTCCGTCGAGAGCTACCGCCGCCTGCTCGACGCGGTCGACCGCGACGCGTTCGCCGTTCACTTCGACCCGGTCAACCTCGTCGCGTCGCCGCGCCGCTACGCCGACACCGCCGGCCTCGTCGAGGCGTTCGTCGACGAGTTCGACGACGCGATACAGTGCGTCCACCTCAAAGACGTGACGATGGGTGACGACCCGCTCGTCCACCTCTCGGAGGTGCCGCCGGGCGAGGGGGACCTCGACTACCCCTCCCTCCTCCGGGCGCTCGGCGACCTCGACGACGACCTGCCGATCATGCTGGAACACCTCGACGGTCCCGGGGAGTACGAACGGGCGGCCGACCACGTCCGGAGCGTCGCCGACGAGGTCGGTGCGACGGTCTGA
- a CDS encoding hydroxyacid dehydrogenase has translation MDALVTLPPGDLRESFFPPDLRARLESLGTVEWADRSISESDLVDRIDGVDALVTGWESPRVTAEVVEAAADLGLVAHTGGSVAPVVAEAVYDAGVAVVSANDVMADHTAEHALALLLGHLRSVPSLDRSMAEGAWDPGGPDIRTLHDAEVGLVGLGTIGRKLLDHLASFEPDVTVYDPYVEPAALSAWPFASLGDLDAALDSAVVSIHAARTDETVGMVDADGLARVPDGGLLLNTARAEIVEEAAFLSELRAGRIAAALDVYHEEPLPTDHELRDLENVVATPHVGGSQIRPPLTAAVLDDIERWRDGGSLDHRIPREQWATMTR, from the coding sequence ATGGACGCCCTCGTTACGCTCCCACCCGGTGACCTCCGCGAGTCGTTCTTCCCGCCGGACCTGCGCGCCCGTCTCGAATCGCTCGGAACCGTCGAGTGGGCCGACCGGTCCATATCGGAGTCGGATCTCGTCGACCGGATCGACGGCGTCGACGCCCTCGTGACGGGCTGGGAGAGCCCGCGGGTCACCGCCGAAGTCGTCGAGGCCGCCGCCGACCTCGGACTGGTAGCGCACACCGGCGGGAGCGTCGCGCCGGTCGTCGCGGAGGCCGTCTACGACGCCGGGGTCGCGGTCGTCAGCGCCAACGACGTGATGGCCGACCACACCGCCGAGCACGCGCTCGCGCTGCTGCTCGGTCACCTGCGGTCGGTCCCGTCGCTCGACCGGTCGATGGCCGAGGGCGCGTGGGACCCGGGCGGGCCCGACATCCGGACGCTCCACGACGCCGAGGTGGGGCTGGTCGGCCTCGGGACGATCGGGCGGAAACTGCTCGACCACCTCGCGTCGTTCGAGCCCGACGTGACCGTCTACGACCCGTACGTCGAACCAGCGGCGCTCTCGGCGTGGCCCTTCGCGTCGCTCGGGGACCTCGACGCGGCGCTGGACTCGGCGGTGGTCTCGATCCACGCCGCTCGCACGGACGAGACCGTCGGAATGGTCGACGCCGACGGACTCGCGCGGGTCCCCGACGGCGGACTCCTCCTCAACACCGCCCGAGCCGAGATCGTCGAGGAGGCCGCCTTCCTCTCGGAACTCCGCGCGGGCAGGATCGCGGCGGCGCTGGACGTGTACCACGAGGAGCCGCTCCCGACCGACCACGAACTCCGGGACCTGGAGAACGTCGTCGCGACGCCCCACGTCGGCGGCTCGCAGATCCGGCCGCCGCTGACGGCCGCGGTCCTCGACGACATCGAGCGCTGGAGGGACGGGGGGTCGCTCGACCATCGCATCCCCCGCGAGCAGTGGGCGACGATGACGCGGTGA
- a CDS encoding NAD(P)-dependent oxidoreductase, whose product MRSVGVRRHMPTVGVVGVGYIGKRFLDRLADTEYDTVAYDVDESQVAAATERGATAADSPADLTRRSEFVVLALPGTPEVEAVMESDDGVLGALSTGQTVVDATTTRPDTSRDCERWCESRDAAFVEAPITRAAPRDGAHMMVGGTEAAYESARDLIAVLSDDHLHVGAAGTATVLKLALQMRYAGRNALDAEIVEFTRDNGVDPAHLRDFFGMDVSERLLDREFAQGIEGLGGLAIWHKDIGYARDVARETGTALPINAAVHEAYKATVRRAGPEEGHAATLLRYWELLNDATERAFQPANDEQ is encoded by the coding sequence ATGCGCTCGGTGGGCGTCCGTCGTCACATGCCCACAGTCGGAGTGGTCGGCGTCGGCTACATCGGGAAACGGTTCCTCGATCGGCTGGCCGACACCGAGTACGACACCGTCGCCTACGACGTGGACGAATCGCAGGTCGCCGCCGCGACCGAGCGCGGCGCGACCGCGGCCGACAGCCCCGCTGACCTGACGCGCCGGTCGGAGTTCGTCGTCCTCGCGCTTCCCGGCACGCCGGAGGTCGAGGCGGTGATGGAGAGCGACGACGGAGTCCTCGGGGCGCTCTCGACGGGGCAGACCGTCGTCGACGCGACGACGACCCGCCCGGACACCTCCCGGGACTGCGAGCGGTGGTGCGAGAGCCGCGACGCGGCGTTCGTCGAGGCGCCGATCACTCGCGCGGCGCCCCGGGACGGCGCGCACATGATGGTCGGCGGGACGGAGGCGGCCTACGAGTCGGCCCGCGACCTGATCGCGGTCCTGAGCGACGACCACCTCCACGTCGGCGCGGCCGGGACGGCGACGGTCCTGAAACTCGCCCTCCAGATGCGCTACGCCGGCCGGAACGCGCTCGACGCGGAGATCGTCGAGTTCACGCGGGACAACGGCGTCGACCCCGCGCATCTGCGCGACTTCTTCGGCATGGACGTGTCCGAGCGACTCCTCGACCGGGAGTTCGCCCAGGGCATCGAGGGGCTCGGCGGGCTCGCGATCTGGCACAAGGACATCGGCTACGCGCGCGATGTAGCCCGGGAGACCGGGACCGCCCTCCCGATCAACGCGGCCGTCCACGAGGCGTACAAGGCGACCGTCCGCCGTGCGGGCCCCGAGGAGGGGCACGCCGCGACGCTGCTGCGGTACTGGGAGCTGCTCAACGACGCCACGGAGCGGGCGTTCCAGCCCGCGAACGACGAACAGTGA